The Lycium barbarum isolate Lr01 chromosome 10, ASM1917538v2, whole genome shotgun sequence genome includes a region encoding these proteins:
- the LOC132613133 gene encoding uncharacterized mitochondrial protein AtMg00810-like: MSMMGELKFFLGLQIHQTDSGIFICQAKYAKELVQKFGMSDSKAMGTPMSPTCTPDKDETGKPVDETKYRGMIGSLLYLTARRPDIMFSVSGVLDFKLLQSNLILLLSSILLDTFMEQLTMVYGILTPMILHLKVFQMHTLQVIKIIEKVPVVLASF; encoded by the coding sequence atgagtatgatgggagaattaaaattctTCTTGGGACTACAAATCCATCAAACTGACAGTGGAATATTTATATGTCAAGCAAAGTATGCCAAGGAACTCGTTCAAAAATTTGGAATGTCTGACTCAAAAGCTATGGGAACTCCAATGAGTCCTACTTGTACTCCTGATAAGGATGAGACAGGAAAACCTGTCGATGAAACTAAATATCGCGGTATGATTGGATCGTTGCTTTACCTAACTGCTAGGCGACCAGATATTATGTTTAGTGTGTCAGGTGTGCTAGATTTCAAACTGCTCCAAAGTAATCTCATCTTACTGTTGTCAAGCATATTATTAGATACCTTCATGGAACAACTAACTATGGTTTATGGTATCCTAACTCCAATGATTTTACACTTGAAGGTTTTTCAGATGCACACTTTGCAGGTGATAAAGATCATAGAAAAAGTACCAGTGGTACTTGCCAGCTTCTAG